In Cucurbita pepo subsp. pepo cultivar mu-cu-16 unplaced genomic scaffold, ASM280686v2 Cp4.1_scaffold000134, whole genome shotgun sequence, the following proteins share a genomic window:
- the LOC111783966 gene encoding WAT1-related protein At1g43650-like: MAKLYASCAAMVAVQIGYGGSNILMKVASEKDLDPFVFFVYRHIIAFLVLLPFAYVIDRNKRTSLTISMTIKIFLLAILGSTIYLNLFYLGIKYTSATVASAFSNVTPSFTFVMAVLFRLEKVNIKTARGGAKVLGTVICIGGSLIFTFWKGPYLTKAIFKEPLINIYKNQDSGNSSGKDWIKGSAFIVLSEMSWSAWLILQTFVTRKYPAKLTITVLTCVFATAQSGFLALFFARDPEKWKLQWDARLLTIVYSGIIISAVGYFVQTWVISHNGPVFTSIFNPLMLIFVAIFSAFVFSERLHVGSLVGAFFIVLGLYLVLWGKKADHVVADEQQDNEKGLVDTEMQNTSVNDNEVKDSVRETRISPI, from the exons ATGGCGAAGCTGTATGCGTCGTGTGCAGCAATGGTGGCGGTGCAAATTGGGTATGGCGGATCCAACATTCTTATGAAAGTGGCTAGCGAGAAGGATCTTGATCCTTTCGTGTTCTTCGTGTATCGCCATATCATCGCCTTCCTCGTCTTGCTTCCTTTCGCTTATGTGATCGATAG AAACAAACGGACTTCTTTGACGATTTCCATGACCATTAAGATCTTCTTGCTCGCCATTTTAGGCTCAACTATTTACTTGAATCTTTTCTACCTTGGAATTAAGTATACTTCAGCCACCGTCGCTTCCGCTTTCAGTAATGTCACTCCCAGCTTCACCTTCGTCATGGCTGTTTTGTTCAG ATTGGAGAAAGTGAATATCAAAACTGCAAGAGGTGGTGCTAAAGTGTTGGGGACGGTTATCTGCATTGGTGGTTCGCTTATTTTCACGTTCTGGAAAGGACCATACTTAACCAAAGCCATCTTCAAGGAGCCGCTCATAAACATATACAAGAATCAGGACTCTGGGAATAGTAGCGGCAAGGATTGGATCAAGGGCTCGGCTTTTATTGTTCTAAGTGAGATGTCTTGGAGTGCATGGCTAATTCTACAG ACATTTGTCACCAGAAAATACCCAGCTAAATTGACCATTACTGTTCTAACTTGCGTGTTTGCAACTGCACAATCTGGCTTCCTTGCCTTGTTCTTCGCAAGAGATCCAGAAAAATGGAAGCTGCAATGGGATGCACGGTTGTTAACCATCGTATATAGT GGCATTATTATTTCGGCGGTCGGGTATTTCGTACAAACCTGGGTCATCAGCCACAATGGGCCAGTTTTTACTTCAATATTTAACCCCCTAATGCTGATATTTGTGGCCATATTCTCAGCATTTGTGTTCTCAGAGAGGCTTCATGTGGGCAG CTTGGTGGGAGCTTTCTTTATCGTATTGGGTCTGTATTTGGTGCTGTGGGGGAAGAAGGCAGATCATGTGGTGGCGGATGAACAGCAGGACAATGAAAAGGGGTTGGTTGACACTGAAATGCAGAATACATCTGTAAATGATAATGAAGTGAAAGATAGTGTAAGAGAAACCAGAATTTCTCCGATTTGA